The proteins below come from a single Zea mays cultivar B73 chromosome 8, Zm-B73-REFERENCE-NAM-5.0, whole genome shotgun sequence genomic window:
- the LOC103634831 gene encoding GDSL esterase/lipase At1g28590, which produces MQHVILCLQISLLLSSFSYSMQAQYTSIFSFGDSYTDTGNKIILYGPAAADLWINKPPFGMTFFGHPAGRLSDGRLVIDFIAQALGLPLLPPSLAKDQSFKQGANFAVAGATALKTSTTSPALYPQLAVAGGAVPPPNNISLADELGWFDAMKPALCGSPQACKDYFAKALFVVGELGWNDYGVMVVGGKSVAEAQSYVPQIIATIVAATEKLINDGATAVVVSGISPMGCAPGNLVLLASQDPADYETDTGCLKGMNELSRDHNAQLSQALTTLGGRYPGALVTYADLYGPVIAFAAAPARFGFDSVLRDCCGGGGGKYNFNLSAACGMPGVAACPNPSAYVNWDGVHLTEAAYHRVADGWLRGPYANPPILATA; this is translated from the exons ATGCAGCACGTAATCCTTTGCCTGCAAATCTCTCTGCTACTCTCCAGCTTCTCCTATTCGATGCAAGCCCAGTACACCTCGATCTTTAGCTTCGGCGACTCCTACACCGACACCGGCAACAAGATCATCCTCTACGGCCCGGCGGCGGCGGATCTGTGGATCAACAAGCCGCCGTTCGGGATGACCTTCTTCGGCCATCCGGCCGGGCGCCTCTCCGACGGCAGACTGGTCATAGATTTCATCG CCCAGGCACTGGGGCTACCTCTCCTTCCGCCCTCGCTGGCGAAGGACCAGAGCTTCAAGCAAGGCGCGAACTTCGCCGTGGCTGGCGCCACGGCGCTGAAGACGAGCACTACGAGCCCAGCGCTCTACCCGCAGTTGGCCGTCGCCGGCGGTGCCGTGCCTCCTCCGAACAACATCTCCCTCGCTGACGAGCTGGGCTGGTTCGATGCCATGAAACCCGCGCTCTGCGGCTCACCCCAAG CATGCAAGGACTACTTCGCGAAGGCGCTGTTCGTCGTGGGCGAGCTGGGCTGGAACGACTACGGGGTCATGGTGGTCGGCGGCAAAAGCGTCGCCGAAGCGCAATCCTACGTGCCTCAGATCATCGCAACAATCGTCGCTGCCACGGAG AAGCTCATCAACGACGGCGCCACCGCGGTCGTGGTGTCGGGGATCTCGCCGATGGGCTGCGCGCCGGGGAACCTGGTGCTGCTGGCGAGCCAGGACCCCGccgactacgagaccgacacgggGTGCCTCAAGGGAATGAACGAGCTATCCAGGGACCACAACGCGCAGCTGAGTCAGGCGCTGACGACGCTGGGCGGCAGGTACCCCGGCGCGCTCGTCACCTACGCCGACCTGTACGGCCCCGTCATCGCCTTCGCGGCCGCGCCGGCGCGCTTCGGCTTCGACTCCGTGCTGAGAGACTgttgcggcggtggcggcggcaagTACAACTTCAACCTGAGCGCCGCGTGCGGGATGCCCGGCGTGGCCGCCTGCCCGAACCCGTCGGCGTACGTCAACTGGGACGGCGTCCACCTCACCGAGGCGGCGTACCACCGCGTCGCCGATGGCTGGCTCAGGGGACCCTACGCCAACCCGCCCATTCTCGCCACAGCGTAG
- the LOC100192076 gene encoding GTP binding protein — translation MPPPLLEFAILATACRFSKPLTVLRRLGVLGPPTVRRNAAEAFVPSPFRQVVVQSGKLLGTPRFCHTTAGMSECLPDVYASQVLKVLKSTSADNTDLSGALHQFAVHMDEDIILMVLQKQRSNWQVALAFFNWAATLPGYAHGSRAYTEMLDILGRMKKVRHMRQLFDEIPEERRQVVVTNKMFAVLLNRYAGAHKVQEAIEVFYLRKDYGFELDLVGFQILLMSLCRYKHVEEAEALFREKKDEFPHVTKSWNIILNGWCVKGSLRDAQRIWNDIIASKVERDLFTFGTFINALAKNGRISAAVKLFKQMWEKGINPDVAICNCIIDQLCFKKKIPEALEIFGEMNDRLCQADVATYNTLIKYMCKIKRMEKVYELLDDMEAKGCPPNNRTYSYILKTTEKPKDVIALMQRMERTGCKLDSDIYNLILNLYIKWKYEKGMQQIWDEMERRGSGPDQRSFTIMVHGLHSQGKLDEALQYYTTMKSRGMIPEPRTKILVKAMHMKKDGAATEDDSASMAGKHLKLDHRSRLFNVHR, via the exons ATGCCGCCGCCGCTGCTTGAGTTCGCGATCCTCGCCACTGCCTGCAGGTTCAGCAAGCCCCTTACCG TTCTCAGGAGGCTTGGCGTTCTTGGCCCACCAACCGTTCGACGCAATGCCGCAGAGGCGTTCGTGCCTTCACCGTTTCGCCAGGTTGTCGTTCAGAGTGGAAAGCTTCTTGGGACACCAAGGTTCTGCCACACCACTGCCGGCATGTCAGAATGTCTCCCGGACGTCTACGCCAGTCAGGTACTGAAGGTTCTCAAGTCCACCAGTGCTGACAACACGGATCTCAGCGGTGCTCTTCATCAGTTCGCGGTCCACATGGATGAGGATATTATCCTCATGGTCCTCCAGAAGCAGCGGTCCAACTGGCAGGTCGCCCTGGCATTCTTCAACTGGGCGGCAACCCTGCCGGGGTATGCCCACGGGTCAAGGGCCTACACCGAGATGCTGGACATTCTTGGGCGGATGAAGAAGGTCAGACACATGAGGCAGCTGTTTGACGAGATTCCTGAGGAGCGACGTCAGGTGGTCGTGACGAATAAGATGTTTGCCGTGCTGTTGAACCGGTACGCTGGTGCGCACAAGGTGCAGGAGGCGATAGAGGTGTTCTACTTGAGGAAGGATTACGGGTTTGAGCTTGACTTGGTCGGGTTCCAGATACTACTGATGTCGCTGTGCAGGTATAAGCATGTCGAGGAGGCGGAGGCGCTGTTCCGTGAGAAGAAAGATGAGTTCCCGCATGTCACAAAGAGCTGGAACATTATACTAAATGGTTGGTGTGTCAAGGGAAGCCTGAGGGACGCTCAAAGGATTTGGAATGATATCATTGCATCTAAGGTTGAACGAGACCTATTCACCTTTGGTACGTTCATAAACGCATTGGCCAAAAATGGCAGAATTAGTGCCGCGGTGAAGCTGTTCAAACAGATGTGGGAGAAAGGGATCAATCCTGATGTTGCGATTTGCAATTGTATCATCGACCAGCTGTGCTTCAAGAAAAAGATTCCAGAAGCACTTGAGATTTTTGGTGAGATGAATGACCGGCTTTGTCAAGCCGATGTGGCTACCTACAACACTTTGATAAAATACATGTGTAAGATAAAAAGGATGGAGAAAGTTTATGAACTTTTGGATGACATGGAAGCAAAGGGCTGCCCTCCAAACAATAGGACATACTCCTACATTCTGAAGACGACTGAGAAACCCAAAGATGTCATTGCCTTGATGCAGAGGATGGAGCGAACCGGCTGCAAATTGGATTCTGATATATACAACTTGATATTGAACCTTTATATCAAATGGAAATATGAGAAGGGGATGCAACAGATATGGGATGAGATGGAGAGAAGAGGGTCAGGCCCAGATCAGCGGTCGTTTACTATTATGGTTCATGGTCTTCATTCCCAAGGCAAGCTCGATGAGGCTCTGCAGTATTACACAACAATGAAGTCTAGAGGGATGATTCCAGAACCTAGGACCAAGATACTGGTGAAAGCTATGCACATGAAGAAGGACGGGGCTGCCACTGAAGATGACTCGGCAAGTATGGCAGGGAAGCATCTAAAATTGGATCATCGTTCAAGACTATTCAATGTTCATAGATAG